A genomic segment from Halomonas sp. TA22 encodes:
- a CDS encoding sodium-dependent transporter yields the protein MSTHNVWTHKGTFLLAAVGSAVGLGNLWRFPYLTGENGGGAFILIYALTIFAVGIPILIAETMLGRTSRQSPIMGMRHLIKTHNTSRAWESIGWLGAASAFLILSFYSVIAGWAVHYTGLMFTGSLSGADAATIGASFDDLLASPWLLVLYHTLFIIASALIVGMGIHKGIEGGLRIMMPALFVILLVVLIYGVINGDIGAAAAFLFTFNFEDLSLEGWLQAMGQSFFTLSLGMGAIMAYGAYMSSEVSLTRTAIAVAFVDTAVAMVAGLAIFALVFGADLSPGQGPGLMFVSLPLAFAEMPFGGLVGGVFFILVLGAAISSSISLIEPVAAFLVERFDMTRPKAVGLMVAASWMMGLLTVVSFNVWAEGTIFHTLFGRSAFDFIELLTNIFMPLGGLLIALFAGWALTQSEVMKELRTSEAWFKTWRFLVRFIAPAAVSFVFLRTIPQVDGYLIPALGAAVIVGAFAAGRTFIVNSSNN from the coding sequence ATGAGTACGCATAACGTCTGGACGCACAAGGGTACCTTCCTGCTGGCGGCGGTTGGCTCGGCAGTGGGCCTTGGCAACCTGTGGCGCTTCCCCTACCTGACCGGGGAGAACGGCGGGGGCGCCTTCATTCTGATCTACGCGCTGACCATCTTCGCCGTGGGTATCCCTATCCTCATCGCCGAAACCATGCTCGGCCGCACCAGCCGACAGAGCCCGATCATGGGCATGCGCCATCTGATCAAGACACACAATACCTCGCGGGCCTGGGAGTCGATCGGCTGGCTGGGCGCCGCCTCGGCATTCCTGATCCTGAGCTTCTATTCGGTGATCGCCGGCTGGGCCGTGCACTACACCGGGCTGATGTTCACCGGCTCGCTGAGTGGTGCCGACGCCGCCACCATCGGCGCCAGCTTCGATGACCTGCTCGCCTCGCCGTGGCTGCTGGTGCTCTACCACACGCTGTTCATCATCGCCTCGGCCCTGATCGTCGGCATGGGCATCCACAAGGGCATCGAGGGCGGCCTGCGCATCATGATGCCAGCACTGTTCGTGATTCTGCTGGTGGTGCTGATCTATGGCGTGATCAATGGCGATATCGGTGCGGCGGCAGCGTTCCTGTTCACCTTCAATTTTGAGGATTTGAGCCTCGAAGGCTGGTTGCAGGCGATGGGGCAGTCGTTCTTCACCTTGAGTCTCGGCATGGGCGCGATCATGGCCTATGGCGCCTACATGTCCAGCGAGGTATCGCTGACCCGCACCGCCATCGCAGTGGCCTTCGTCGACACCGCAGTGGCGATGGTCGCCGGTCTGGCGATCTTCGCGCTGGTGTTCGGCGCCGACCTGAGCCCCGGCCAGGGCCCAGGCCTGATGTTCGTCTCGCTGCCACTGGCATTCGCAGAGATGCCTTTCGGCGGCCTGGTTGGCGGCGTGTTCTTCATTCTGGTGCTGGGGGCGGCGATCAGCTCGTCGATCTCGCTGATCGAGCCGGTCGCGGCCTTCCTGGTCGAGCGCTTCGACATGACCCGCCCCAAGGCAGTCGGCCTGATGGTCGCCGCCAGCTGGATGATGGGGCTGTTGACCGTGGTCAGCTTCAACGTGTGGGCCGAAGGCACGATCTTCCATACCCTGTTCGGGCGTAGCGCCTTCGACTTCATCGAGCTGCTGACCAACATCTTCATGCCGCTGGGTGGCCTGTTGATCGCGCTGTTCGCTGGCTGGGCACTGACCCAGAGCGAAGTGATGAAGGAGCTGCGCACCTCGGAGGCGTGGTTCAAGACTTGGCGCTTCTTGGTACGCTTCATTGCACCGGCGGCAGTCTCCTTCGTGTTCCTGCGCACCATCCCGCAGGTCGATGGCTACCTGATCCCCGCCCTGGGGGCAGCCGTGATCGTCGGTGCCTTCGCCGCGGGACGCACCTTCATTGTCAACAGCAGCAATAATTGA
- a CDS encoding ABC transporter ATP-binding protein, translating into MSAIIDVSHVHKSFGGLKVINDCSISVEKGSITGLIGPNGAGKSTLFNIIAGALPLDSGHVTLDGEDITNLPANRLFHKGLLRTFQIAHEFSQMTALENLMMVPPHQEGEHLFSTWFKPARVREQESEVRRRALEVIDFVGLNHVRNELAGNLSGGQKKLLELGRTMMTDARVVLLDEIAAGVNRTLLGELITNIERLNRELGYTFLVIEHDMEMIARLCDPVIVLAQGQVMVEGSIEEIRSNPEVIEAYFGSTAA; encoded by the coding sequence ATGTCAGCGATTATCGATGTCAGTCACGTACACAAGTCATTCGGTGGCCTGAAGGTCATCAACGACTGCTCCATCAGTGTGGAAAAAGGCTCGATCACCGGGCTGATCGGCCCCAACGGTGCCGGCAAGTCCACGCTGTTCAACATCATCGCCGGCGCCTTGCCGCTCGACAGCGGTCATGTCACCCTCGACGGCGAAGACATTACCAACCTTCCCGCCAACCGGCTCTTCCATAAGGGGCTGCTGCGCACCTTCCAGATCGCGCATGAATTCTCGCAGATGACGGCGCTGGAGAACCTGATGATGGTGCCACCGCATCAGGAGGGCGAGCACCTCTTCTCCACCTGGTTCAAGCCGGCGCGCGTGCGCGAGCAGGAGAGCGAGGTGCGCCGCCGTGCGCTCGAGGTGATCGATTTCGTCGGTCTCAACCATGTGCGCAACGAGCTGGCCGGCAACCTCTCCGGCGGCCAGAAGAAGCTGCTCGAACTCGGCCGCACCATGATGACCGACGCACGGGTGGTACTGCTCGACGAGATCGCCGCCGGGGTCAACCGAACCCTGCTCGGCGAGCTGATCACCAATATCGAGCGCCTCAACCGCGAGCTTGGCTACACCTTCCTGGTCATCGAGCATGACATGGAGATGATCGCCAGGCTCTGCGACCCGGTGATCGTGCTGGCCCAGGGCCAGGTGATGGTCGAGGGCAGCATCGAAGAGATACGCAGCAATCCCGAGGTCATCGAGGCCTACTTTGGCTCTACCGCCGCCTGA
- a CDS encoding ABC transporter ATP-binding protein — protein MPLLDARDVHGGYGGMNILNGVEMSIEADQIGVIVGPNGAGKSTMLKAIFGLLNVNQGEILLRGEPITNLAPNRLVHLGMGFVPQEKNIFPSLTVEENLEMGAFIRPGNFRRMLEQIYDFFPPLKEKRKQPAGELSGGQRQMVAMGRALMVEPSVLLLDEPTAGLSPLYMSEIFERVKKINAAGVGILMVEQHARQALAIAHKGFVLAAGQNRFTDSGENLLNDPEVAKSFLGG, from the coding sequence ATGCCTCTACTCGATGCACGGGACGTTCATGGCGGCTACGGCGGCATGAACATCCTCAATGGGGTCGAGATGTCGATCGAGGCCGATCAGATCGGCGTCATCGTCGGCCCCAACGGCGCCGGCAAGTCGACCATGCTCAAGGCGATCTTCGGCCTGCTCAACGTCAACCAGGGCGAGATCCTGCTGCGCGGCGAGCCCATCACCAACCTTGCGCCCAACAGGCTGGTGCACCTGGGCATGGGCTTCGTGCCCCAGGAGAAGAACATCTTCCCGAGCCTCACGGTGGAGGAGAACCTCGAGATGGGCGCTTTCATCCGTCCCGGCAACTTCCGCCGCATGCTCGAGCAGATCTACGACTTCTTCCCGCCGCTCAAGGAGAAGCGCAAGCAGCCGGCTGGCGAGCTCTCCGGCGGCCAGCGCCAGATGGTGGCGATGGGTCGCGCGCTGATGGTCGAGCCCAGCGTGCTGCTGCTCGACGAACCCACCGCCGGGCTCTCGCCGCTCTACATGAGCGAGATCTTCGAGCGGGTGAAGAAGATCAACGCGGCAGGTGTGGGCATTCTGATGGTCGAGCAGCACGCCCGCCAGGCGCTGGCCATCGCCCACAAGGGCTTCGTGCTGGCCGCCGGACAGAACCGCTTCACCGACAGCGGCGAGAACCTGCTCAACGATCCCGAGGTCGCCAAGAGCTTCCTGGGCGGCTGA
- a CDS encoding branched-chain amino acid ABC transporter permease yields MNELVFFINNVVVAGSVTGSIYAMGAIGVTLVFSIMRFAHFAHADMMTLGAFIVLLLTLMFPEAGAMVGLPTAIVMLPIAMLVTALAAVGIDRAFYKPLRAHGVKPIVIVIGSLGVTLMLQGLLRLFAGTSPQSLYIAERKEIYRLELPFEAVTRPIIVTEPQVILFVLVAAAVVGLHLFLSRSRLGKAMRAMSDNPDLAQASGINTNTIVAVTWVIAGSLAAMAGTLLSLDVTFKPDLSFFLLLPIFAAAIVGGVGHPYGAIAGGFVVGFAETLAVFNWAILLRPFQERLPEWLEIPRNLAFVSTEYKIVVPFFILIAILVWRPTGIFKGKVL; encoded by the coding sequence TTGAACGAACTGGTATTTTTCATCAATAACGTGGTGGTGGCCGGCAGCGTGACCGGCTCGATCTACGCCATGGGGGCGATCGGCGTGACGCTGGTGTTCAGCATCATGCGCTTTGCCCACTTCGCGCATGCCGACATGATGACGCTGGGCGCCTTCATCGTGCTGCTGCTGACGCTGATGTTCCCTGAAGCGGGCGCCATGGTGGGTCTGCCTACCGCCATCGTCATGCTGCCCATCGCCATGCTGGTCACGGCGCTGGCGGCGGTGGGGATCGACCGCGCCTTCTACAAGCCGCTGCGCGCGCATGGCGTCAAGCCGATCGTCATCGTGATCGGCTCGCTGGGCGTGACGCTGATGCTGCAGGGGCTGCTGCGGCTGTTCGCCGGCACCAGCCCACAAAGCCTCTACATCGCCGAGCGCAAGGAGATCTACCGCCTCGAGCTGCCCTTCGAGGCGGTAACGCGACCGATCATCGTTACCGAGCCGCAGGTGATTTTGTTCGTGCTGGTGGCGGCGGCGGTGGTCGGCCTGCACCTGTTTCTGAGCCGCTCGCGGCTGGGCAAGGCGATGCGCGCGATGTCCGACAACCCCGACCTGGCCCAGGCCTCCGGCATCAACACCAACACCATCGTCGCGGTGACCTGGGTGATCGCCGGCTCGCTTGCCGCCATGGCGGGCACGCTGCTGTCGCTGGACGTCACCTTCAAGCCCGACCTGAGCTTCTTCCTGCTGCTGCCGATCTTCGCCGCCGCCATCGTCGGCGGCGTCGGCCACCCCTATGGCGCCATCGCCGGGGGCTTCGTGGTCGGCTTCGCCGAGACACTGGCGGTGTTCAACTGGGCGATCCTGCTGCGCCCCTTCCAGGAGCGCCTGCCGGAGTGGCTGGAGATCCCGCGCAACCTGGCCTTCGTGAGCACCGAGTACAAGATCGTGGTGCCCTTCTTCATCTTGATCGCCATTCTGGTGTGGCGCCCCACCGGCATCTTCAAAGGGAAGGTCCTCTAA
- a CDS encoding branched-chain amino acid ABC transporter permease — MTRTLPVRETVLFIGLFVAILAIYFFMGAAYSTRMLVEAACYAIIALGLTIQWGYAGQFNAGVMGFVALGGFCAMFFSIPVNDAFWGTELPGELGRVLLYLAAAVLVVYGATKLDRLGVPRRLRTIIAVTLAVVLYLVVISAMREVTDEIQSRAGFIGGLGLPAWIGWIVGGALAGAIGYFIGHICLGLRSDYLAIATLGIAEIIKAFLKNSDWLTRGTATVSPLPWPTPGPSELGFVLARALYLSVTAVMIAAIFFLLHRAYHAPWGRMIRAIRDNEVSAAAMGKDINRRRLEIFVLGCILMGIGGAALTSFNGIFDPQGFLPLNHTFLVLVMVILGGPGNNLGTIFGAVLVYIIWLMSEPLALFLMNVAIYIGEGWFGWEPPANITSRALQARVFVIGLLISLVLRYAPRGLLPEKVPHHH; from the coding sequence ATGACAAGAACGCTTCCTGTCCGTGAGACCGTGCTGTTTATCGGTCTGTTCGTCGCCATCCTGGCAATCTACTTCTTTATGGGCGCGGCCTACAGCACGCGCATGCTGGTCGAGGCCGCCTGCTACGCGATCATCGCGCTGGGCCTGACCATCCAGTGGGGCTACGCCGGACAGTTCAATGCCGGCGTGATGGGCTTCGTGGCCCTGGGTGGCTTCTGTGCGATGTTCTTCAGCATCCCTGTCAACGACGCCTTCTGGGGTACCGAGCTGCCCGGCGAACTGGGCCGCGTGCTGCTCTACCTGGCGGCGGCGGTGCTGGTGGTGTACGGCGCCACCAAGCTCGACCGGCTCGGCGTGCCCAGGCGGCTGCGCACGATCATCGCCGTCACCTTGGCGGTGGTGCTCTATCTGGTGGTGATCAGTGCCATGCGCGAGGTGACCGACGAGATCCAGTCGCGGGCCGGCTTCATCGGCGGGCTAGGGCTGCCGGCGTGGATCGGCTGGATCGTCGGCGGGGCGCTGGCCGGCGCCATCGGCTACTTCATCGGGCATATCTGCCTGGGGCTCAGAAGCGACTACCTGGCCATTGCCACGCTGGGCATCGCCGAGATCATCAAGGCGTTTCTCAAGAACTCCGACTGGCTGACCCGCGGCACCGCCACCGTCTCGCCGTTGCCCTGGCCTACGCCGGGACCAAGCGAGCTCGGCTTCGTGCTGGCGCGCGCGCTTTACCTCTCGGTCACGGCGGTGATGATCGCGGCGATCTTCTTCCTGCTGCACCGCGCCTACCACGCCCCCTGGGGGCGCATGATCCGTGCCATTCGCGACAATGAAGTCTCGGCCGCGGCGATGGGCAAGGACATCAACCGACGCCGCCTGGAGATCTTCGTGCTCGGCTGCATCCTGATGGGCATCGGCGGGGCGGCGTTGACCAGCTTCAACGGCATCTTCGACCCGCAGGGCTTCCTGCCGCTCAACCACACCTTCCTGGTGCTGGTGATGGTGATCCTGGGCGGGCCTGGCAACAACCTCGGCACCATCTTCGGCGCCGTGCTGGTCTACATCATCTGGTTGATGTCCGAGCCGCTGGCGCTGTTTCTGATGAACGTCGCCATCTACATCGGCGAGGGCTGGTTCGGCTGGGAGCCGCCGGCCAATATCACCAGCCGTGCGCTGCAGGCGCGGGTGTTCGTGATCGGCCTGCTGATCTCGCTGGTGCTGCGCTACGCGCCACGTGGCCTGCTGCCGGAAAAGGTCCCTCACCACCACTGA
- a CDS encoding ABC transporter substrate-binding protein: MMKKALLAMAVAAATTAFAGLAQAEVKIGFLGGFTGPIESLTPPIYDGAQLAVAQVNEQGGILDGQTLAMPSGDTTCADASAASNAADRMVNTENVTAIVGALCTGATVAAANNAAIPGGVVMVSPASTAPAVTDLNDNDLVFRTVPSDAFQGEMLAKLVLAKGFDEAAVTYVNNDYGRGLADAFTATFEAEGGTVAANEAHEDGRADYRSELGSLSSTGVETLVVLAYADGSGQTLLRQAYESGMFTQYVGADGMVGDSLVDAVGADVLEGMIATRPGSPEMPGTDRFAEMAEEAGIDPSAVFAAQAYDAAFLLALAIEKNGSADREGLAEALRDVASAPGEVILPGEWEKAKQLIADGEEINYEGASGTQDFDENGDVPGVVVEMVVEDGRFVSKGFVDL, translated from the coding sequence ATCATGAAGAAAGCTCTGTTAGCGATGGCGGTGGCTGCCGCCACGACGGCCTTTGCAGGACTGGCGCAGGCCGAGGTCAAGATAGGTTTCCTGGGTGGCTTCACCGGCCCCATCGAAAGCCTGACGCCCCCGATCTACGATGGCGCCCAGCTGGCGGTGGCCCAGGTCAATGAGCAGGGCGGCATCCTCGATGGCCAGACCCTGGCGATGCCCAGCGGCGATACTACCTGTGCCGATGCCTCGGCGGCATCCAACGCCGCGGATCGCATGGTCAATACCGAGAACGTGACCGCCATCGTCGGCGCGCTGTGTACCGGCGCCACGGTGGCGGCAGCCAACAACGCGGCGATTCCCGGCGGGGTGGTGATGGTATCGCCGGCCTCCACGGCCCCGGCGGTCACTGACCTGAACGACAACGACCTGGTATTCCGTACCGTGCCCTCCGACGCCTTCCAGGGCGAGATGCTGGCCAAGCTGGTGCTTGCCAAGGGTTTCGACGAAGCGGCAGTGACCTACGTCAACAACGACTACGGTCGTGGTCTGGCCGATGCCTTCACTGCCACCTTCGAGGCCGAGGGCGGCACGGTCGCCGCCAACGAGGCGCATGAGGATGGCCGTGCCGACTACCGCTCCGAGCTTGGCTCGCTCTCCTCCACCGGCGTCGAGACGCTGGTGGTGCTCGCCTACGCCGATGGCTCCGGACAGACGCTGCTGCGCCAGGCCTACGAGAGCGGCATGTTCACCCAGTACGTGGGGGCCGACGGCATGGTCGGCGACAGCCTGGTCGACGCGGTGGGCGCCGATGTGCTCGAGGGGATGATCGCCACGCGTCCGGGTAGCCCCGAGATGCCCGGCACCGATCGCTTCGCCGAGATGGCCGAGGAAGCGGGTATCGACCCCAGCGCGGTGTTCGCCGCCCAGGCCTACGATGCCGCCTTCCTGCTGGCACTTGCCATCGAGAAGAATGGTAGCGCCGATCGCGAAGGGCTCGCCGAGGCGCTGCGTGACGTGGCAAGCGCACCCGGCGAGGTGATCCTGCCCGGCGAGTGGGAGAAGGCCAAGCAGCTGATCGCCGATGGAGAGGAGATCAACTACGAAGGCGCCTCCGGCACCCAGGACTTCGACGAGAATGGCGACGTGCCCGGCGTGGTGGTGGAAATGGTCGTCGAGGATGGCCGCTTCGTCAGCAAGGGCTTCGTGGATCTGTAA
- a CDS encoding C45 family peptidase produces MTELTELHGSRGDIGLAHGRRHAEKIHRSIRVYDQLFQDFVGCDWPAATQRALAFLPAIERRFPAIIEEVEGIAQGAGLELADILALNCRSEISLTQASGGCSAFALQRASTQWLAQNWDWRADQLDNVVALRIEADNAPALVTLTEAGMVGKIGLNAQGIGVCLNAIRSETCGEGLPIHFALRKILESEDYAAARRVIEEDRVASPAHFLLACGQGQASGFEVHPGAPGELPARNGIVTHTNHLYAESVTACVADYPRPDSHIRLARLDQRLEQPFDASPEGLFDILSDHEHSPMSICCHTDHERPEAERMETLFSTVMNLSERTLYWRHGKPCQNRETLRIQL; encoded by the coding sequence ATGACCGAGCTGACCGAACTGCACGGCAGCCGAGGCGACATCGGCCTGGCCCATGGTCGCCGGCACGCCGAGAAGATTCACCGCAGCATCCGCGTCTACGACCAGCTCTTCCAGGACTTCGTTGGCTGCGACTGGCCAGCGGCCACGCAGCGGGCACTGGCATTTCTACCGGCCATCGAGCGTCGCTTTCCGGCAATCATCGAGGAGGTGGAGGGCATCGCCCAGGGCGCAGGGCTCGAGCTTGCCGACATTCTGGCGCTCAACTGTCGCAGCGAGATCTCGCTGACCCAGGCCAGCGGCGGCTGCTCCGCCTTCGCCCTTCAGCGCGCGAGCACCCAATGGCTGGCCCAGAACTGGGACTGGCGTGCCGATCAGCTCGACAACGTGGTGGCACTGAGAATCGAGGCTGACAACGCACCCGCGCTGGTCACCCTCACCGAAGCCGGCATGGTCGGCAAGATCGGGCTCAATGCCCAGGGCATCGGCGTGTGTCTCAATGCGATTCGCTCGGAAACCTGCGGCGAGGGACTGCCGATTCACTTCGCCCTGCGCAAGATTCTCGAAAGCGAAGATTACGCCGCCGCCCGGCGCGTCATCGAGGAGGACCGGGTCGCCTCGCCCGCCCACTTCCTGCTGGCCTGCGGCCAGGGCCAGGCCAGCGGCTTCGAGGTGCACCCCGGCGCACCGGGAGAGCTGCCCGCCCGCAACGGCATCGTGACCCACACCAACCATCTCTATGCCGAATCGGTGACTGCCTGTGTTGCCGACTACCCGCGCCCCGACTCCCACATCCGCCTGGCCCGGCTCGACCAGCGCCTGGAGCAGCCCTTCGATGCCAGCCCCGAGGGGCTGTTCGACATCCTCAGCGACCATGAGCACAGCCCCATGTCGATCTGCTGCCACACCGATCATGAACGCCCCGAAGCCGAGCGGATGGAAACGCTCTTCTCCACGGTCATGAACCTGAGCGAGCGCACGCTCTACTGGCGGCACGGCAAACCTTGCCAGAACCGCGAGACACTGCGCATCCAGCTCTAG